One Thermoanaerobaculia bacterium DNA window includes the following coding sequences:
- a CDS encoding SDR family oxidoreductase, whose amino-acid sequence MQVGLEGRVALVTGGGRGIGAATARLLAEAGARVVVAARSADEIEAVAQEIRRTGASAEAAVCDVSDPEAVARLRATAEARFGAVDILVANAGIASSAPLARVELAEWNRLFAVNATGPFLCAQAFVPGMVARRWGRILHIASIAGRTGAPYIAAYASTKHALVGLTRSLAAELADKGITVNALCPGYVDTPMTDHSVDRIVARAGVTAETAREKLVAANPQRRLITAEEVAFLVVMLCDERARGVNGQTLGIDGGGFLG is encoded by the coding sequence GTGCAGGTCGGTCTCGAGGGCAGGGTGGCGCTCGTGACCGGAGGCGGCCGTGGCATCGGCGCCGCCACCGCCCGGCTCCTGGCGGAGGCCGGTGCTCGGGTGGTCGTCGCGGCCCGCAGTGCCGACGAGATCGAGGCCGTGGCGCAGGAGATCCGCCGGACCGGTGCGAGCGCCGAAGCGGCAGTTTGCGACGTCTCGGATCCCGAAGCCGTCGCGCGGCTGCGCGCCACCGCCGAGGCGCGATTCGGCGCCGTCGACATCCTGGTCGCCAACGCCGGCATCGCGAGCTCCGCGCCGCTGGCCAGAGTCGAGCTCGCCGAGTGGAACCGCCTCTTCGCGGTCAATGCAACCGGGCCGTTCCTCTGCGCGCAGGCTTTCGTGCCCGGTATGGTCGCTCGGCGGTGGGGGCGGATCCTCCATATCGCGTCGATCGCCGGGCGGACCGGGGCGCCCTACATAGCGGCCTACGCCTCGACCAAGCATGCGCTCGTCGGCCTCACCCGGTCCCTGGCCGCCGAGCTCGCCGACAAGGGGATCACCGTGAACGCACTCTGCCCCGGCTATGTCGACACGCCGATGACCGATCACTCCGTCGATCGGATCGTGGCGCGCGCCGGCGTCACGGCCGAAACGGCGCGCGAGAAGCTCGTGGCGGCCAACCCGCAGCGCCGGCTGATCACCGCGGAAGAGGTCGCTTTTCTCGTCGTGATGCTGTGCGACGAGCGCGCCCGGGGAGTGAACGGCCAGACTCTGGGAATCGACGGCGGAGGATTCCTCGGATGA
- a CDS encoding NADH:flavin oxidoreductase — MWKPPERIRHALPEPAWPTAEAAAAARWFQPVDVGPLRLAERTWVPAMVPWRATEDGFVTPEVLAWYERFARGEPGAIVVEATGIRDVPSGPLLRAGDDRFLPGLTELVSTVHRASGGRSKVFLQIIDFLSIRRRPEREVFLSRFLNISDSLKEKLSVKGDVEARGALLTLTDSELREVLSEREWHDLQFGARELVTDLHVPSVRSLPAVLPPLFASAALRAKRAGFDGVELHFAHAYTMASFLSPLNTRSDGYGGPRENRVRLPLEVLSAVRAAVGSGLAVGCRFLAKEKIGVEGGGGTVEDAAFFATEFARAGVDFLSLSRGGKFEDAKQPKVGWSAYPYTGPSGYECMPTAISDAFGPFGRNVAAVAAIRAAVRGAGFTTPVVLAGGISGFAQAEALLAAGAADIIAAARQSLADPDWFRKVRVGRGAEVRRCIFSNYCEGLDQMHKQVTCQLWDREDLEEPGILKSRDGRRRLVAPAWSPG; from the coding sequence ATGTGGAAACCGCCCGAGCGCATCCGGCACGCGCTGCCGGAGCCGGCCTGGCCGACCGCCGAGGCGGCAGCGGCGGCGCGCTGGTTCCAGCCGGTGGACGTCGGGCCGCTGCGGCTCGCCGAGCGCACCTGGGTGCCGGCGATGGTGCCCTGGCGGGCCACCGAGGATGGGTTCGTCACTCCCGAGGTCCTTGCCTGGTACGAGCGCTTCGCGCGCGGCGAGCCGGGGGCGATCGTCGTCGAGGCGACTGGCATCCGCGACGTGCCGAGCGGCCCCTTGCTGCGCGCGGGCGACGATCGGTTTCTCCCCGGGCTCACTGAACTGGTCTCGACCGTCCACCGCGCGAGCGGCGGGCGATCGAAGGTCTTTCTTCAGATCATCGATTTTCTTTCGATTCGGCGGCGGCCTGAGCGGGAGGTTTTCCTTTCCCGATTCCTGAACATCTCCGACTCCCTGAAAGAAAAGCTCTCGGTAAAGGGAGACGTGGAAGCTCGGGGCGCCCTCTTGACGCTCACCGATTCCGAGTTGCGCGAAGTGCTGTCGGAGCGCGAGTGGCACGATCTGCAGTTCGGAGCGCGGGAGCTGGTGACCGATCTCCATGTTCCCTCGGTGCGTTCCTTGCCCGCGGTCTTGCCACCGCTGTTCGCTTCCGCGGCCCTGCGCGCGAAGCGCGCCGGCTTCGATGGAGTGGAACTCCACTTTGCGCATGCCTACACCATGGCGTCGTTTCTCTCGCCGCTCAACACGCGCTCCGACGGCTACGGCGGGCCGCGCGAGAACCGGGTGCGGCTGCCGCTCGAGGTTCTCTCTGCCGTTCGCGCCGCGGTCGGCTCGGGCCTCGCGGTCGGCTGCCGTTTTCTCGCCAAGGAGAAGATCGGCGTCGAGGGTGGGGGAGGGACGGTCGAGGACGCCGCGTTCTTCGCCACCGAGTTCGCGCGCGCCGGGGTCGACTTCCTGTCGCTGTCGCGCGGTGGAAAGTTCGAGGACGCCAAGCAGCCGAAGGTCGGCTGGTCGGCCTATCCGTACACCGGCCCTTCGGGCTACGAGTGCATGCCGACGGCGATCTCGGACGCCTTCGGGCCGTTCGGGCGCAATGTGGCCGCGGTGGCCGCGATCCGCGCCGCGGTGCGCGGCGCCGGCTTCACGACTCCGGTGGTTCTCGCCGGTGGGATCTCGGGCTTCGCGCAGGCGGAGGCGTTGCTCGCCGCCGGCGCCGCCGACATCATCGCCGCTGCGCGCCAGTCGCTCGCCGATCCCGACTGGTTCCGCAAGGTCCGCGTGGGGCGGGGTGCCGAGGTTCGGCGCTGCATCTTCTCGAACTACTGCGAAGGTCTCGACCAGATGCACAAGCAGGTGACCTGCCAGCTCTGGGATCGTGAGGATCTCGAGGAACCGGGGATCCTCAAGTCGCGCGACGGCCGGCGGCGTCTCGTCGCGCCCGCCTGGTCGCCCGGATGA
- a CDS encoding chromate transporter, which translates to MIAAPEPEPGPPAPAPPRTSPPTPSFATAFRYWARLGCVNFGGPAGQIAMMHRDLVVERKWIDEPRYLHALNFCSLLPGPEAQQLATYIGWTLHGIRGGLAAGILFVLPSIF; encoded by the coding sequence ATGATCGCAGCGCCAGAGCCGGAGCCGGGTCCGCCGGCCCCGGCCCCGCCTCGGACTTCGCCCCCGACGCCGTCGTTCGCGACGGCTTTTCGATACTGGGCGCGCCTCGGCTGTGTGAACTTCGGCGGGCCGGCCGGGCAGATCGCGATGATGCACCGCGACCTCGTCGTGGAGAGGAAGTGGATTGACGAGCCGCGCTACCTGCACGCGCTCAACTTCTGCTCGCTCCTGCCGGGACCTGAAGCTCAGCAACTCGCGACCTACATCGGCTGGACGCTCCACGGAATTCGCGGCGGTCTCGCGGCGGGGATCCTCTTCGTCCTGCCGTCGATCTTC
- a CDS encoding creatininase family protein, producing MNWQELSLTELDDTCSRGPVVAILPLGAIEAHGPHLPVGTDVWIAEAMARDGAERLGAEGIAVLILPPLAYAPAPFANAHAGTLSIRPETLTALVVDLGSAIAQRGVAMLALANSHFDPQQIAALRSAVHALRAAGRLKVAFPDLTRRRLAERLGKEFRSGACHAGRYESSIVLAERPDLVDDAARQHLPPLPVSLVEAAQRGQTTFLEAGLDLAYCGDPAAASAAEGRALVSVLGGILAEAVRAELG from the coding sequence ATGAACTGGCAGGAGCTGAGCCTCACCGAGCTTGACGACACTTGCTCCCGGGGACCCGTGGTCGCGATTCTGCCGCTGGGAGCGATCGAAGCTCACGGTCCCCATCTGCCCGTCGGAACCGATGTCTGGATCGCCGAGGCGATGGCGCGGGACGGCGCCGAAAGGCTCGGTGCAGAGGGCATCGCTGTCCTCATCTTGCCCCCGTTGGCCTATGCGCCGGCGCCGTTCGCGAACGCCCACGCGGGAACCCTGTCCATCCGTCCCGAGACCCTGACCGCACTGGTCGTGGATCTGGGGTCGGCGATCGCGCAGCGCGGTGTCGCGATGCTGGCGCTCGCCAATTCCCATTTTGATCCGCAGCAGATCGCCGCCCTGCGCTCGGCGGTCCACGCGCTCCGGGCGGCGGGCCGGCTCAAAGTGGCTTTCCCCGATCTCACCCGGCGTCGACTGGCTGAGCGGCTCGGCAAGGAGTTTCGCTCGGGAGCGTGCCATGCGGGTCGCTACGAGTCGTCGATCGTGCTCGCCGAGCGGCCCGACCTGGTGGACGATGCGGCGCGCCAGCACCTTCCGCCGCTGCCGGTATCTCTCGTCGAGGCGGCGCAGCGGGGCCAGACGACGTTCCTCGAGGCCGGTCTGGATCTTGCCTACTGCGGCGACCCGGCGGCGGCCTCGGCCGCCGAAGGCCGGGCGCTCGTCTCGGTGTTGGGCGGGATCCTTGCCGAGGCGGTGCGTGCAGAATTAGGCTGA
- a CDS encoding enoyl-CoA hydratase family protein yields the protein MIQPTSFRYQFDAATSVATITLDRPERLNALTFDVYDELKTTFDALDIEPGVRAILLTGAGRAFCSGGDVEGIIGKLFETDARGLLEFTRATGALIRSMIACRRPIVAALNGTVAGAGAVIAAACDVRIAAPSAKIAFLFTKVGLSGADMGASWLLPRIVGLGRATELLMTGDFLDAESAVRMGLYSRVVPQERILEEARAWALKLAAGPSFALEVTKRMLYREAAMDLDAALAAEVEIQSICMQDGNFREAYEAFREKRKPDFR from the coding sequence ATGATCCAGCCCACCAGCTTCCGCTATCAGTTCGACGCCGCGACCAGCGTGGCGACGATCACGCTCGATCGTCCCGAGCGCCTGAACGCCCTCACCTTCGACGTCTACGACGAGCTCAAGACGACCTTCGACGCGCTCGACATCGAGCCTGGAGTTCGCGCGATCCTGCTCACCGGCGCGGGTCGCGCCTTCTGCTCGGGCGGCGATGTCGAGGGGATCATCGGCAAGCTCTTCGAGACCGACGCCCGCGGCCTGCTCGAGTTCACCCGCGCCACCGGCGCGCTGATCCGGTCGATGATCGCCTGCCGCAGACCGATCGTAGCCGCCCTGAACGGAACGGTGGCTGGCGCAGGGGCGGTGATCGCCGCGGCCTGTGACGTTCGCATCGCCGCCCCGAGCGCGAAGATCGCCTTCCTGTTTACCAAGGTCGGCCTGTCGGGCGCCGATATGGGAGCCTCTTGGCTGCTGCCGCGCATCGTCGGTCTCGGCCGCGCGACGGAGTTGCTGATGACCGGCGACTTCCTCGACGCCGAATCCGCCGTGCGCATGGGCCTCTACAGTCGCGTCGTTCCCCAGGAGCGGATCCTGGAAGAGGCGCGTGCCTGGGCCCTGAAGCTGGCCGCGGGCCCCTCGTTCGCGCTCGAAGTGACCAAGAGGATGCTCTATCGCGAAGCGGCGATGGACCTCGACGCGGCGCTTGCGGCGGAGGTCGAGATCCAGTCGATCTGCATGCAGGACGGGAACTTCCGGGAGGCCTACGAGGCTTTTCGCGAGAAGCGCAAACCGGACTTCCGATGA
- a CDS encoding acyl-CoA dehydrogenase family protein, producing MKGTRPIRAFLEPRHLELAMQLEEIVARRFAALEPPADDAAARTAARGLVEAMGDEGLLRHVVPAALSGSSERAAAGGIGEVGEPELRSLCLIREALGWASPLADALFALQGLGSMPITLAGSAEQRARWLPLVAAGRAIAGFAMTEPEAGSDVGAIATTARREGDSWVLEGTKSFISNAGIADFYCVFASTDRSQGARGIGCFLVPAATPGLRFVAPYVLSEPHPLGELAFEACRIPASALVGAETGGFKLGMRSLDMLRPTVAAAACGMAARGLEEAIAHARSRRQFGAALAEFQLIQAKIARMATDLVASRLLTFRAAWESDRGAARVTREAAMAKLFATEAAQRIVDDAVQILGGRGVLAKSVVDRLYRAVRGLRIYEGTSEIQHLVIARDLLRPEGPGGPGRDLQDH from the coding sequence ATGAAGGGCACGCGGCCGATCCGGGCCTTCCTGGAACCGCGGCACCTCGAGCTCGCCATGCAGCTCGAGGAGATCGTCGCGCGACGCTTCGCGGCCCTCGAACCGCCGGCCGACGATGCCGCCGCGCGGACCGCGGCGCGCGGCCTGGTCGAGGCCATGGGCGACGAGGGCCTGCTGAGGCATGTCGTTCCGGCGGCCCTCTCCGGGAGCTCCGAGCGCGCAGCCGCTGGCGGGATCGGGGAGGTTGGCGAGCCCGAGCTGCGCTCGCTCTGCCTGATTCGCGAGGCGCTCGGCTGGGCCTCGCCGCTCGCCGATGCCCTCTTCGCCCTGCAGGGTCTCGGATCGATGCCGATCACGCTCGCCGGCAGCGCCGAACAGCGCGCCCGATGGCTGCCTCTGGTCGCCGCCGGCCGGGCGATCGCCGGTTTCGCCATGACCGAGCCGGAAGCCGGCTCGGACGTCGGCGCGATCGCCACGACGGCCCGCCGCGAGGGCGACTCCTGGGTGCTCGAGGGTACGAAGAGCTTCATCTCCAATGCCGGGATCGCGGACTTCTACTGCGTCTTCGCCTCGACCGACCGTTCGCAGGGGGCGCGCGGCATCGGCTGCTTCCTGGTTCCGGCCGCGACTCCTGGTCTGCGCTTCGTCGCGCCCTACGTGCTCTCGGAGCCGCATCCGTTGGGCGAGCTGGCTTTCGAAGCCTGCCGGATTCCGGCCTCGGCGCTCGTGGGAGCCGAGACCGGGGGCTTCAAACTGGGCATGCGCAGCCTCGACATGCTGCGGCCGACCGTCGCTGCCGCGGCCTGTGGGATGGCCGCGAGAGGGCTCGAAGAGGCGATCGCCCATGCCCGCTCGCGGCGCCAGTTCGGCGCAGCGCTCGCCGAGTTCCAGCTGATCCAGGCCAAGATCGCGCGCATGGCGACTGACCTCGTGGCCTCGCGCCTGCTCACCTTTCGCGCCGCCTGGGAGAGCGATCGCGGCGCCGCCAGGGTGACGCGTGAGGCCGCGATGGCGAAGCTCTTCGCCACCGAGGCGGCGCAGCGCATCGTGGACGACGCGGTGCAGATCCTCGGTGGCCGCGGCGTGCTCGCGAAGAGCGTCGTGGACCGGCTCTATCGCGCAGTGCGGGGACTCAGGATCTACGAAGGAACCTCCGAGATCCAGCACCTCGTCATCGCGCGCGATCTCCTGCGTCCCGAGGGGCCGGGCGGGCCCGGCCGCGACCTTCAGGACCATTGA
- the mscL gene encoding large-conductance mechanosensitive channel protein MscL — protein MVQEFKTFIQRGNVMDMAVGVIIGGAFGKIVSSLVGNVLMPVLGLLLGGVDFTKLALTIGGTAEAPVLLGYGSLIQATFDFLILAFCVFLLVKAVNALRKPEPPAPVVVPEDVRLLGEIRDLLKARG, from the coding sequence ATGGTGCAGGAGTTCAAGACGTTCATTCAGCGCGGCAACGTGATGGATATGGCGGTGGGCGTGATCATCGGGGGAGCCTTCGGCAAGATCGTCTCGTCGCTGGTCGGCAACGTCCTGATGCCGGTGCTCGGACTGCTCCTCGGCGGAGTCGATTTCACGAAGCTGGCCCTGACCATCGGCGGCACTGCCGAGGCGCCGGTCCTGCTCGGCTACGGCAGCCTGATTCAGGCGACCTTCGACTTTCTGATCCTCGCCTTCTGCGTCTTTCTCCTGGTCAAGGCGGTCAATGCCCTGCGCAAGCCGGAGCCGCCGGCCCCGGTGGTCGTGCCGGAAGATGTGCGCCTGCTCGGCGAGATTCGCGACCTCCTGAAAGCCCGCGGTTAG
- a CDS encoding RidA family protein, whose translation MINPEALGAPRGFSHGVLAPAGSRLLFVAGQVGWDREQRLAPGGFVPQFERALENIRTVVVEAGGRMDELCRLTVYVTDRKLYEGDLRAVGEAYRRVVGRHFPAMALVEVAGLLEPGALVEIEATAALSPGASPQLPVPDTPEIGARP comes from the coding sequence ATGATCAATCCCGAAGCGCTCGGAGCGCCGCGTGGGTTCAGCCACGGAGTCCTTGCGCCGGCGGGGAGCCGCCTCCTCTTCGTCGCCGGTCAGGTCGGCTGGGATCGCGAGCAGCGTCTCGCACCCGGCGGTTTCGTGCCGCAGTTCGAGCGCGCGCTCGAGAACATCCGCACCGTCGTCGTGGAGGCTGGAGGCCGTATGGACGAGCTCTGCCGGCTGACGGTCTACGTCACGGACCGGAAGCTCTACGAAGGTGACTTGCGCGCCGTCGGCGAGGCCTACCGCCGGGTCGTCGGCCGGCATTTTCCGGCGATGGCGCTGGTCGAGGTGGCGGGCCTGCTCGAACCCGGCGCTCTGGTCGAGATCGAGGCCACCGCGGCCCTCTCTCCCGGTGCATCACCGCAGCTGCCAGTTCCCGACACTCCCGAAATCGGAGCACGACCATGA
- a CDS encoding IPTL-CTERM sorting domain-containing protein yields the protein MRARTWMVGALALGLLASASWGATFSASPTGVAGQVGSRVAEGAGCGSTFLTRSTSQSIAALNSISCNTGGLHTDNSYFRAYDMSGYPDGFDVCEVQIGIESAAAGAPGVGAGITQPMTVNVYSNTGSAFPGGTLTLVGTAAVDLADQALTVLTVPLAASVPAGALEMVLEVFTPNGQTAGHSFFMGSNNLGESAPSYLQAPACGAVVPTPTGALGFANMQIVLNASGDPGIGGPSIIEIPTLGSWGVVLLGMALAGAAFLVLRRRSAV from the coding sequence ATGAGGGCTCGAACTTGGATGGTAGGGGCGCTGGCGCTCGGCCTGCTGGCTTCTGCGTCTTGGGGTGCGACATTCTCCGCCAGTCCGACCGGCGTCGCCGGGCAGGTGGGCAGCAGAGTCGCGGAGGGCGCCGGCTGCGGCTCGACATTCCTGACCCGGTCGACCTCGCAGAGCATCGCCGCCCTGAACAGCATCAGCTGCAACACCGGCGGCCTGCACACCGACAACAGCTACTTCCGTGCCTACGACATGTCCGGATATCCGGACGGTTTCGACGTCTGTGAAGTCCAGATCGGTATCGAGTCCGCGGCCGCCGGAGCGCCCGGTGTCGGCGCGGGAATCACCCAGCCGATGACGGTCAACGTCTACTCCAACACCGGCTCAGCATTCCCCGGCGGGACGCTCACTCTGGTCGGAACGGCGGCGGTGGACCTCGCTGACCAGGCGCTGACCGTTCTCACGGTACCGCTCGCCGCGAGCGTTCCGGCGGGCGCTCTCGAGATGGTCCTCGAAGTCTTCACTCCGAACGGACAGACGGCCGGCCACTCCTTCTTCATGGGCTCGAACAACCTCGGCGAGAGCGCTCCGTCCTACCTTCAGGCCCCGGCCTGCGGCGCAGTCGTCCCGACGCCCACCGGCGCGCTCGGCTTCGCCAACATGCAGATCGTCCTCAATGCGAGTGGTGACCCGGGAATCGGCGGGCCTTCGATCATCGAGATCCCGACCCTCGGGAGCTGGGGAGTGGTCCTGCTCGGAATGGCGCTCGCGGGCGCGGCGTTCCTCGTGCTGCGCAGGCGCAGCGCGGTCTGA